The stretch of DNA TGGGGCCAGCGTGTCGCAAACCGCCGGCACTTTCGTGTGCAACCAGGTGTTCTATCTGTTGCAACACGCGCTCGCCGGGTCAGGGGTACGCAGCGGTTTCATCCATGTGCCGTGGCTGCCCGAGCAGGTGGTGGGCCGAATACCCGAGCCGGCCTCGATGGCGTTGCCGATGCAGGTCGAGGGCTTGCGGATTGCGCTGCTGACGGCCTGGAATACCCTGGTGGATATCACTGAAACGGGTGGGCAAGTCAGCTGAGGTTTTCGGCTTCGCGTCCCGGGAAAAACAACGCAAAGCATGTCACACCGTTCTCGCTGCTCACGCTGTATCGGCCGTTATGCAACTGCATGATGGTCGCGACAATCGACAGCCCCAATCCATTGGAATGCGCCGAACGCTCCCGTGATTCATCCACGCGATAAAACCGCTCGAACAACCTGGGCAAGTGCTCCGCCGGGATGGTCGCGCCGTGGTTGGTCACTGTCAGGTTGATGCCTTCGGCGCAGGGTGTGGCCTGGATCAGCAGTTCAGAGGCGGGCGCACCATATTTGATGGCGTTGGCGCACAGGTTGGCCAGGGCACGGCGCAGCAGCATCGGCTCGGCCCAGATCACACCGGCGCCCTGGGCGAGGATGCTGATGTCGACATCGCCCGCCAGGCCTTCGAAGTAGTCGGCCATGCGTTCCACTTCGTCGGCCGCGTCCAGTTCCTGGCGCTGGCGCAGCGCACTGGCCGGGTCGGTGCGGGCTAGGAACAGCATGTTGTCGAGCATGCGCGCCAGGCGTTCGAGTTCTTCGACGTTGGAGGCCAGCAGTTGCTGGTAGGCCTCGATGCTACGGTGTTGCTGCAGCGCCACCTGGGTTTCCCCGAGCAAGTTATTGATCGGCGTGCGCAGTTCGTGGGCCATGTCGGTGGAGACCTGGCCCAGTTGCACAAAACCCTTGGCCAGGCGTTCGAGCATGGTGTTGAACGAATCAATCATCGGCAGCAGTTCTTTGGGGGCGCCGTGGCTGTCGAGGCGCGCGGCGAGGTTGCCGACGCCGATGCCCTGGGCATGCACGGCCAAGCGCCGCAATGGCAGCAGGCCGCGATGCACCATCAGGTAACCGACCACCGCCAGTACCAATGCCGCGATGCTGGCGAGGA from Pseudomonas sp. NC02 encodes:
- a CDS encoding heavy metal sensor histidine kinase, producing the protein MSKPRHYSLTLRLALIFALLAFALLATLGVALYRDLERELIHRDDAALIYRVDQLRNLLNDSNTLDLIKTKPELFQNMLGNRESVLSIAAPGQKPLLEVNPGNIDMPDVAPVPRDHALEFADVQHLPGVNGVPFSTLAATIDSGDLGSLQVTTGRLMTERTAVLASYRLSVYILASIAALVLAVVGYLMVHRGLLPLRRLAVHAQGIGVGNLAARLDSHGAPKELLPMIDSFNTMLERLAKGFVQLGQVSTDMAHELRTPINNLLGETQVALQQHRSIEAYQQLLASNVEELERLARMLDNMLFLARTDPASALRQRQELDAADEVERMADYFEGLAGDVDISILAQGAGVIWAEPMLLRRALANLCANAIKYGAPASELLIQATPCAEGINLTVTNHGATIPAEHLPRLFERFYRVDESRERSAHSNGLGLSIVATIMQLHNGRYSVSSENGVTCFALFFPGREAENLS